In Rutidosis leptorrhynchoides isolate AG116_Rl617_1_P2 chromosome 6, CSIRO_AGI_Rlap_v1, whole genome shotgun sequence, the DNA window TGCCTTTTGGACCTAAAGGTTTAATCACAATCCCCACGAGCAAGCCTTTTCCAATTGGCGTTATAGATAGAAAAGGTGCGTCTGTATGAATCTCTATAATGTCgtgtattttattataattaattgatTTGATTTGATTACTCTGAGCTTATAATCTTATCTTAAAACTGTAGAATATAGGAATTTTAGCATTATAGTTGTGTTTAAATTGTTACTTATACTTTTATCTTATGGTTGTGGTTACTGGATTTGGAGTTATATTACCAACTTTCAGTTACTTATACGTTGTGGAATGTTTACAGATTTGCTCTCTGGCTGTATGTTGCCTTCTTGTTTGTCTCGTGATGTTCGCACTTGTGCACGGTCAATATCCTGGTCTCCTCTTGGATTGGCTCCAAATGCCGGGTATGAACTTTTATGTTCCATTAGCATGTGCTTGTATGTAGAAGACACATAGGTTTAACTTTCTTCAAACTTATGTTCGAAAAAGTGCTTAACTTTGTGTCTATTATTTTTGTATAGGTGTTTGCTTGCTGTTTGCACCACAGGAGGTGTAGTCAAGGTCTACCGCTCCCCATTTTGTGAATTTTCAGCAGAGTGGGTAGAGGTATGCAATGATCTGTTTTTTTCCTATAAATTAGAAGATGATTTTTTTAGTTTCGGTTGGATTcacattttttatttttgtttttgtttcttatAAATACCTTTCCTGTTGATACTAACAATTGAATCGTGTTTTGGTTCCCTTTTTAGGTTATGGATATATCGGAAGTGTTGCATACTTATTTTGCAAAGATTAAATATGGGGAGGCTGAAACTTCATCTTCAGACGATGTGAGTTGAGTACTTggcaaattgaccttttatttgctcttaatttttattttaatggcCTCCAGTCAATTATCTTTATTTGTAGTGGCAACCTAGCCAACTTGATATAGAGCAAGAGGACAGTGGCGGCGATCGACCAGAAAAAAGAAGCAAAAACCAAAAGCAAAATCTTCAAGAAAACAACAATGTCCCTTTAATAATAAGTGCTGAAAAGTATGCTTCTCGTAGTGCAATGCTTTCATCACTTGTTGTTGCGTGGTCCCCAATGCTTCACAGTAACTCATCAAGGAGTTGTTCTATACTTGCTATTGGTGCTAAAAGTGGTATTATATCATTTTGGAGAGTTGTTGAACCACAATGTTATTCCATAACAAAACAAAACAATCCACCAGCTCCAGCACTCGTTGGATTCATCCAAGCGCACAATTCTTGGATCACTGCAATAAATTTGTCAACGTTTGTTTATAATGGATCACCTCATCTCCTATTATCTACCGGATGTTCTGATGGGAGGTAACTTAGCAAGCTTGTTAAGCAGATTCTTAATCTTTATCTTGTCTGCCTTTTTCAAGAATGCATTTTTGTTTGAGTTAAAAATTCACAAATAATTGTCATTTTTGATAATATAGTGTGAAACTCTGGTTGGGATGTACTGATGATCTGCTCAAGTCAACAGAAGCGGGCCATGCTTTATTTTCACCATTGAAGGAGGTCAGTGCTTTGTTCTCTTATAACTTAAATTATTTTCGTACTAGctttttttaatatttataatatttttttgaaTGTAAATAGGTTATAAATGCAGGATCTGGCCCTGTCTCTGTACTTTCACTTTTTGTTCCAGATACTTCCCCAAACAAGATAATCCTGGCTGTTGGCAAAGGTTCTGGATCTTTAGAAATATTGACTTATGACACATCCATCAATAAACTTGAGGTATCTGGTCCACGTTGCGCTCATGACCAGATTGTAAGCTTCTATAACTTCTTTTTCTTTATAATCATGATCAACTTGCGTATAGCTTATTACTCATtgacttttttttttaatctttctaTGTTGTTGGTGAATCAGGTTACAGGTTTGGCTTGGGCTTATGATGGACATTGCTTGTACAGTTGTAGCCAGGTACTGAATTTGAGTAGGACATATGCATAGCCCTTTTCATCATGGTTCATGAATCAACAATATGATATACGCTTAATAAGTATGTAGACTTGGGTTTTGTATGTGGTTCGCCGATCCTAACAAGGCTGAGTTTGTATAAGTCCTAGTTTAGGGCCTCATTTAATTTTTTTGCTCATTTTATATCAAGATTTATTATTAAGCTATTCACATTAGTCGAGAAGGTTGACGAAAGAAATATAGATTACATCCGGCTTATATGTGGTCATTGTGCTTAgctaaatagttaatatttataacaTTGATAGGATTTGTGATATAAATTTAACACGTAAGATAAGGTATCCATTTGTTGTTATTAATGTTTTCTTTTActtattatgtttatatttatgtttatgtttatgtttatgtttaatgtttatttgGTTTGGCCTTAAACTATATCTCATCTATAGGTCATGGTTCCATTCTTGTTTTGCTTTCTATGTTAAGTTACTTATTCATCCCTGGCTTTTTGGTTACTCTTTGGCACCCCTAGTGTATTTCCGTTGTCCCATGAATCCATGTCTTGTTCACGTATACTATGAATCCATGTCTTGCATTCTttatataatatagttattatagCTAATAATAAGAAAATTTCTTACAAATATTATCACATAGTTATATATAAGCTCATTTAGGTTTCTAATATATCTCGATGTCTAATGCTCGGGCTTGTTGGTTTGAAGGAGCTCTTAATTAAGCTTGATTTCAGCGCAAGCCTTAGTAGGGCGTCTTGCATACACCATTACCCAAAATGATGGCAAATTAGATGGATTTAAAGTTAGCATACGGGATTCGTATCTTGGCTAGTTTTGTCAATGATGCCACTGTTTAGGGAGATATCAATCACATAAAAGTAGAAAATTGCTAATGCATAAGAGGCTgattctctctctctcttttttttttttttttttttttttttttttttaacaagttATATCCTAGCGTGAGTTGTTTACCTTGTTCATAGCAAAAGCAAAATTTATCTTACTTTTTCTTCGTTTTTCACAGGATAATTCTTTGCGTTGCTGGATAGTAAAAGGAGTATTGCTCAATGAAGTACCTTTACCTATAAATATTCTCGGTGTTAAGATCTCCACTGATGTAAGATTTTtctcttttctcttttttttttctagTACTTTTCTCCCAAATAAAAAACATTGTTTGCCGATGACTTAAGggaagtttttctttattattcgAATATCTATTATTTAATGAAGGACACACTGGAAAATAATGGTTGTGTTCTAACATGGAGATTTTACATTTACTTGTTGATAAAGCAGTATATTGACTCCACCATTAATCTCTTGGCAGGTTCCAAATGTGTCTGATGCATGTTTTGGTGTAGCAATATCCCCTGCCAATCTTGTGGTCGCTGTGGTATGATTCATTTTTTCTTTGAATATAATTTTGCTTATATATCTCATTAATTTCTGTTATGAGAGTAATTTTCTGTGCATTGCCATTTATATGGGAGTTTAATATCTATTAATATAGCTAGGCAGGTTGCCGTGGACTTTATTCATATTTAGGAAGCCTTTTGCGACCGAGAAAAGTTGTATCTTAGGAAGATAGGTTTATTGCACTCTGTTTGGGAGGAGTAAGAAACATGAGTGAGAAAAAAATTTAAATCATGATTAGTTCATTTCATTGTTTAATTCATATTGTGAACTTTATTTTGAAAAAATTATGTGTCTCTTACTCTCTTTCATTACTCGGATGTCAATATGTTGCCTAAGATTTAGGAGTTTCAGTCGGCGGGATGAGATTAGAGGGGTTTGTAAAGTTGGTGGACGGTTACATGTGAACGAATGGTTAGAGGATGGGTtaaattaatttattttttaattaaatttctTGAAAATTTTCAGGTTCGGAGCTTTGATGTTAATCTGTTAAATCCAATGTATCAGGCAAGGTAAGTAAGTCTGATGCCATAATATTTTGTTTTCATGTGTGGTACCCAAATCTTAAAAACAATGCTTCAATTTTTCCATCAGTCATTTGTTATTTCGGTATATAAACTCCGCCACAAAACAAAATGTTTCTTGTTTGTGATCAATCTTGTTATTCCTAATGAGTCAGGTCACAAAAGGCTGCTGTTGAGTTCTTCTGGATTGGTGGACAAGATCTGCAAAAACATTCAAAAGTCAACGATGAAAATTTTCCTGGTTATCCTAATTTAGATTTGGTCAACTGGGGACACAACATATTATGGTCTTTAAGCCAGTACGAATATCTTGATAAACCTTTGGTTTTATGGGACATTGTAGCTGCATTATCCGCTTTCAAGAAATATGAACTTTACTATGTAGAGCAAATTCTACTTAAGTGGTTGACTACAAATCTTGGATTTGAGTGGGGTCCGTCTCTTGGAGTAGTTT includes these proteins:
- the LOC139852342 gene encoding uncharacterized protein, whose protein sequence is MASRFQAVPLVASPTHSNAIAWSTDNLVAVASGHLVTILNPAMPFGPKGLITIPTSKPFPIGVIDRKDLLSGCMLPSCLSRDVRTCARSISWSPLGLAPNAGCLLAVCTTGGVVKVYRSPFCEFSAEWVEVMDISEVLHTYFAKIKYGEAETSSSDDWQPSQLDIEQEDSGGDRPEKRSKNQKQNLQENNNVPLIISAEKYASRSAMLSSLVVAWSPMLHSNSSRSCSILAIGAKSGIISFWRVVEPQCYSITKQNNPPAPALVGFIQAHNSWITAINLSTFVYNGSPHLLLSTGCSDGSVKLWLGCTDDLLKSTEAGHALFSPLKEVINAGSGPVSVLSLFVPDTSPNKIILAVGKGSGSLEILTYDTSINKLEVSGPRCAHDQIVTGLAWAYDGHCLYSCSQDNSLRCWIVKGVLLNEVPLPINILGVKISTDVPNVSDACFGVAISPANLVVAVVRSFDVNLLNPMYQARSQKAAVEFFWIGGQDLQKHSKVNDENFPGYPNLDLVNWGHNILWSLSQYEYLDKPLVLWDIVAALSAFKKYELYYVEQILLKWLTTNLGFEWGPSLGVVSPHIYNCLSNLTSRQLHLINVISRHVILRDAKSNLVNDEEQVSDMRPWTKVLEMCEKELRERLIGCSFSAMVNEFDVNWQPIGLAQMRCWVANNDHVVKDYVKSLVSKFKKTKKRYAAEEECSYCSSTVPFEDTEVAFCLPENCKNGDIQKHKLARCAVSMTVCPLSPSWFCVSCNRWVSNLAPDSLFTLLRYPPNDETEKSLRNVSYSSIGKELSKPLCPFCGVLLQRLQPEFLLSTSHV